One Schlesneria paludicola DSM 18645 DNA segment encodes these proteins:
- the hypD gene encoding hydrogenase formation protein HypD: MRFQDEYRDPVAAKQLITAISRVVTRPWTIMEVCGGQTHTIVKYGIDELLPNGVELVHGPGCPVCVTPLELIDKAIAIATRSDVIFCSFGDMLRVPGSQSDLFAIKATGADVRIVYSPLDCLKIAEQNPHRVVVFFAVGFETTAPANAMAVAQAKKRKLSNFAVLVSHVLVPPAMSAILSSLDNRVQGFLGAGHVCAVMGLEEYVPIAERFQIPIVVTGFEPLDLLEGIYECVCMLERRQVGVGNQYSRAVRRDGSPRAIELIHQVFEVCDRKWRGIGEIPLSGYRLTEPYQQFDAETRFNVQQVTVHESEQCISGLILQGIRKPHQCQAFCKSCTPEHPLGATMVSSEGACAAYYNYGRLRHPVAAGSEI, from the coding sequence ATGAGATTTCAAGATGAATACCGTGATCCCGTCGCGGCAAAGCAATTGATAACCGCTATCTCTCGCGTCGTCACTCGCCCCTGGACGATCATGGAGGTGTGCGGCGGGCAAACACATACAATTGTGAAATATGGAATCGATGAACTACTGCCGAATGGCGTTGAACTGGTGCACGGGCCGGGTTGTCCGGTCTGCGTCACACCGCTTGAACTGATTGACAAGGCGATCGCGATTGCGACGCGGTCGGATGTCATATTTTGCTCGTTCGGAGACATGTTGCGAGTGCCGGGTAGCCAGTCTGACCTCTTTGCCATCAAAGCGACGGGTGCTGATGTCAGGATTGTGTATTCGCCACTCGATTGCCTGAAGATTGCCGAGCAAAACCCACATCGCGTCGTGGTCTTCTTTGCGGTCGGGTTTGAAACCACCGCGCCAGCAAATGCCATGGCCGTTGCGCAGGCCAAGAAGCGAAAACTGAGCAATTTCGCGGTGCTGGTCTCTCATGTACTCGTTCCCCCGGCAATGTCCGCCATCCTTTCGTCACTCGACAACCGAGTTCAGGGCTTTCTTGGCGCAGGGCACGTATGTGCCGTAATGGGGTTGGAAGAATACGTCCCAATCGCCGAACGGTTTCAGATTCCGATCGTGGTCACAGGCTTCGAGCCACTTGATCTTCTTGAAGGAATCTACGAGTGCGTCTGCATGCTCGAACGGAGGCAAGTCGGCGTCGGCAATCAATACTCACGCGCGGTCCGCCGTGACGGAAGCCCACGTGCCATTGAACTGATTCACCAAGTATTCGAAGTCTGCGATCGCAAATGGCGCGGAATCGGCGAAATTCCCTTGAGCGGCTACCGCCTGACCGAACCGTATCAACAGTTCGATGCCGAAACGAGATTCAATGTTCAACAGGTCACGGTCCACGAATCGGAACAATGTATCAGCGGTTTGATTTTGCAAGGTATTAGAAAGCCTCATCAATGCCAGGCGTTCTGCAAATCATGCACGCCCGAACATCCTTTGGGAGCCACCAT
- a CDS encoding HypC/HybG/HupF family hydrogenase formation chaperone — MCLGIPGEVIETYSEHDMLMAKVDFGGVFKRVCLQHTPEAQIGDFVIVHVGFSLQVIDADEAQRVFQFLKEMDDLQELSHGETFVADDRDSFRARIS; from the coding sequence ATGTGCCTCGGCATTCCCGGCGAGGTCATCGAGACCTATTCTGAACACGACATGTTGATGGCGAAAGTCGACTTTGGCGGCGTGTTCAAGCGTGTCTGCCTGCAACACACACCCGAAGCCCAGATTGGAGATTTCGTGATTGTGCATGTCGGCTTTTCGTTACAAGTCATCGACGCCGATGAGGCACAGCGAGTCTTTCAGTTCCTGAAGGAAATGGATGATCTGCAGGAACTAAGTCACGGTGAAACGTTCGTCGCAGACGATCGCGACTCATTCCGCGCCAGAATCTCGTGA
- the hypF gene encoding carbamoyltransferase HypF, with amino-acid sequence MSVKRPSLGIPQTTCERRAFLVRGIVQGVGFRPFVHRIATDLGLVGFVRNQSGMVHVEIEGLPESVVEFSIMLTSGAPPLARIESVESRSLPLLGDVDFQIKESIDSEVPSAISISPDVATCADCVRELFDPSDRRYLYPFVNCTNCGPRLTIIRGAPYDRLRTTMAIFTMCADCRREYVNPADRRFHAQPIACPACGPRLRLLTNTGQPIETTDPVCDFVAAIRNGKIGALKGLGGYHLVCDARNNSAVSELRRRKHRDQKPFALMVDSVDEARRYCEVDSAEAALLRSPRRPIVLLRTRQDDRAETVAPSIAPSSLNLGMMLPYTPLHHLLLSAVESSILVMTSGNRADEPIAYDDDDAIARLENIVDLVLAHDRSIHVRCDDSVVRSIDGVETLLRRSRGYAPEPLSLPIALALPTLAVGGQLKSTFALGHEKRAVLSHHLGDLNHFSAFEAFERDIGLFEAVFETRPACVVHDLHPDYASTTYARRRAAEQSLRLLAVQHHHAHIASCMAEHSLSGPVIGVAFDGTGYGTDGHIWGGEFLVADYQGFERFAHLRYVGLPGGDAAIREPWRSAMAHLIDADCQSPALIEHVGHDAARTIYQMVSRRFNTPLTSSMGRLFDAVAALLGIRTTVTFEGQAAVELELLASQASPDHAYPFELDMELDLNRRTCFSIDTRPLIRAILQDISDFAERELIARRFHSTITDVTKRICHKLRTEFALEQVVLSGGVFMNSLLSIEVAQQLSKDGFKVYRQHLVPCNDGGISLGQLAVAAASYPGP; translated from the coding sequence ATGTCCGTGAAACGTCCTAGTCTTGGCATCCCACAGACGACGTGCGAACGCCGCGCTTTTCTCGTGCGAGGGATCGTTCAGGGCGTTGGGTTTCGGCCCTTCGTACATCGGATCGCGACCGACTTGGGACTCGTGGGTTTCGTGCGAAACCAATCCGGGATGGTGCATGTTGAAATCGAAGGCCTTCCCGAATCGGTCGTGGAGTTCTCGATCATGCTCACAAGTGGCGCCCCGCCGCTGGCACGAATCGAGTCGGTTGAATCGCGTTCGCTGCCGCTTCTCGGCGACGTCGATTTTCAGATCAAGGAAAGCATCGACAGCGAAGTTCCATCGGCAATCTCGATCTCACCCGATGTTGCCACCTGTGCCGATTGTGTCCGAGAACTCTTTGATCCAAGTGACCGAAGATATCTGTATCCATTCGTCAACTGCACGAACTGTGGCCCGCGCCTGACGATCATCCGCGGAGCTCCGTATGATCGCCTGCGAACAACCATGGCCATCTTCACAATGTGTGCGGATTGCCGACGCGAATACGTCAATCCGGCCGATCGTCGATTCCATGCTCAACCGATTGCATGCCCGGCCTGCGGCCCACGATTGCGACTTCTGACGAACACAGGCCAGCCAATCGAAACTACGGACCCAGTCTGCGATTTCGTAGCGGCGATCCGGAACGGAAAGATTGGTGCCTTGAAAGGGCTGGGCGGCTATCACCTCGTCTGTGACGCTCGCAACAACTCTGCGGTCTCCGAACTCAGACGCCGGAAACACCGTGATCAAAAGCCGTTCGCGCTGATGGTCGACAGCGTCGATGAAGCTCGACGCTACTGTGAGGTCGACTCAGCGGAAGCCGCACTACTTCGATCGCCGCGCCGGCCGATTGTACTATTGCGAACTCGTCAAGATGATCGCGCGGAAACCGTCGCCCCGTCGATTGCCCCGAGCAGCCTTAATCTCGGAATGATGCTCCCCTATACGCCGTTGCATCATCTCTTGTTGAGTGCTGTCGAGTCCTCAATTCTGGTGATGACCAGTGGCAATCGTGCGGACGAACCAATCGCCTACGACGACGACGATGCAATCGCCAGGCTCGAAAACATCGTAGATCTCGTCCTCGCCCACGATCGTTCGATCCACGTTCGATGCGACGATTCCGTCGTTCGATCGATCGACGGTGTTGAAACGCTTCTGAGGCGATCTCGAGGTTACGCACCGGAACCATTATCGCTGCCGATTGCCCTCGCCCTGCCGACCCTCGCCGTCGGGGGGCAGCTCAAGTCGACCTTTGCATTAGGTCATGAGAAGCGTGCCGTTCTGAGTCATCATCTGGGAGACCTGAATCACTTCAGTGCGTTCGAAGCGTTTGAACGCGACATCGGGCTCTTTGAAGCAGTCTTCGAAACACGCCCTGCCTGCGTCGTGCATGATCTGCATCCCGATTATGCCTCGACCACGTACGCACGGCGCCGTGCCGCCGAACAGTCTCTTCGGTTACTGGCCGTGCAACATCACCACGCACATATCGCCAGTTGTATGGCCGAGCATTCATTATCGGGGCCCGTGATTGGCGTTGCCTTCGACGGAACCGGTTACGGAACTGATGGGCATATTTGGGGAGGAGAATTCCTGGTCGCCGACTATCAAGGCTTTGAACGTTTTGCTCACCTGCGTTATGTCGGGCTTCCGGGTGGAGACGCGGCCATTCGCGAGCCCTGGCGCAGCGCGATGGCTCACTTGATCGATGCCGACTGCCAATCGCCTGCCCTGATCGAACACGTCGGGCACGACGCGGCAAGAACGATTTACCAAATGGTGAGTCGCCGATTCAACACCCCGTTAACGTCAAGCATGGGGCGTTTGTTCGATGCGGTCGCAGCGCTATTAGGAATACGAACCACGGTCACCTTCGAAGGGCAGGCGGCCGTGGAATTGGAATTACTCGCAAGCCAAGCCTCACCAGATCACGCGTATCCATTCGAACTTGATATGGAACTTGATCTGAATAGGCGAACGTGCTTCAGCATCGACACACGCCCATTGATTCGAGCGATTCTTCAAGATATTTCTGATTTTGCTGAAAGGGAATTGATTGCCAGACGTTTTCATTCCACAATCACGGACGTGACGAAACGCATCTGTCATAAGCTGCGAACTGAGTTCGCGCTCGAGCAAGTCGTCCTGAGTGGCGGAGTCTTCATGAACTCCTTGCTCTCCATCGAAGTGGCGCAACAGTTGTCGAAAGATGGCTTCAAGGTTTATCGCCAACATCTCGTTCCTTGTAACGACGGCGGAATCAGTCTGGGTCAGTTGGCCGTCGCGGCGGCATCATATCCTGGTCCGTAA
- a CDS encoding cyclase family protein, producing the protein MITRRMFATVFVVTLWSVMGVDSSSPLRAQESEGLSDSIMQMTLGRVVSGDVQVLDLTYSLNEKTPFWPGDDYQPFQLRTIATLEKNGVSSKAFSMPEHFGTHIDAPCHFEKGTPTVDEIAIGDLFAPGVVIDVTVQAEANADYRLSVDDLSAWETRHGRIPDRAVVFLKTGWSRFWNSNARYRNQDLHGTMHFPGFSEESARWLLKERDVRGVGIDTLSIDHGPSKNFIVHHVINGAGRYGLENVADLDMLPPRDFILIVAPIKITSGTGGPTRLFAVLPLRKPLAE; encoded by the coding sequence ATGATCACACGTAGGATGTTCGCCACGGTGTTTGTCGTCACACTGTGGTCTGTGATGGGAGTTGACTCTTCCTCACCGTTACGAGCGCAAGAGTCAGAGGGTCTGAGCGATTCCATCATGCAAATGACGCTGGGACGCGTCGTTTCGGGTGATGTCCAGGTGCTTGATTTGACTTATTCCTTGAATGAGAAGACCCCGTTTTGGCCGGGCGACGATTATCAGCCATTTCAATTGCGCACAATTGCGACCTTGGAAAAGAACGGCGTTTCATCCAAAGCATTTTCGATGCCCGAACATTTTGGAACGCATATCGATGCGCCATGCCATTTTGAAAAAGGAACACCGACTGTCGACGAGATAGCGATCGGCGATTTGTTCGCACCCGGTGTCGTGATCGACGTCACTGTTCAGGCGGAAGCGAATGCCGACTATCGCTTGTCTGTCGACGATCTATCGGCCTGGGAAACACGTCATGGACGAATTCCGGATCGTGCCGTCGTCTTTCTGAAGACGGGTTGGAGCCGCTTCTGGAATAGCAACGCCCGCTATCGAAACCAGGATCTCCATGGGACAATGCATTTCCCGGGTTTCTCAGAGGAATCGGCTCGGTGGTTACTGAAAGAGCGCGATGTTCGTGGGGTGGGAATCGACACACTGAGCATTGATCATGGACCTTCAAAAAACTTCATCGTCCATCATGTGATCAATGGCGCGGGTCGTTACGGTCTTGAGAACGTGGCGGATTTGGACATGCTTCCCCCGCGAGATTTCATTCTGATCGTGGCTCCCATCAAGATCACGTCCGGCACTGGCGGGCCGACGCGACTCTTTGCTGTCCTGCCTTTGCGAAAGCCTTTGGCTGAATAA
- a CDS encoding multiheme c-type cytochrome, which produces MRDRLRIIVISCVMIMIALGVVGSLYQSMPQRPTASKSPAGTAARGKFRHQNFEKYTLWWDQIPERLRKEGCPPGTQANIHPQDYAGPEACKNCHKKQYESWSKHPHRWMNSLVENTTVRGNFNDHRMSYLGGDVTFYKAADTYRMRLERDDVRREFVVQQTIGSRYFQYYVGKQLEGPEPSDHPLYFEDHVLPLGYWLDREEWVPTVHIGEEFREGERPDPFVQRPAYSGNLTEYADKTIDLYRSQCNFCHTTFAIGDMFVRFQRTFGRHIPVQLDVSLSEYVQSSRPEMWPEGRKPYDMADEEFAKILQEFHGLDARKHAVTLGISCEACHLGAKDHAEGRLKRPRFFPTGSEVVTRTTTLTCDLGRTHDNVNWACGRCHAGERPQYANGTSTWNSTEYSDAMRGSCYSQLTCIKCHDPHESIGQEWSQTPAKDDASCLSCHQKFEAETARIAHTHHPLDHEGSRCMNCHMPRINEGLQEVVRTHTIFSPTNRVMIETNQLNACNLCHPEQPIDWTLTHLKRWYGTTFQQRAIDTSYPNRNLPVAIGWLKSDREAVRLVAADAITRTDARWALPDLIGALDDPFILNRQFARIGLEKMLKVKLSDFGYQFYQSRDERVVPLRKMKEQLIPATVDVDAERR; this is translated from the coding sequence ATGCGTGATCGCCTGCGAATTATCGTCATTTCATGCGTGATGATAATGATCGCTTTGGGAGTTGTGGGATCGCTCTATCAGTCGATGCCACAAAGGCCGACAGCAAGCAAGTCACCGGCAGGCACGGCGGCTAGGGGCAAGTTTCGCCATCAGAATTTCGAGAAATATACGCTGTGGTGGGACCAGATTCCGGAGCGACTGCGAAAAGAAGGCTGTCCTCCCGGGACTCAGGCCAATATTCATCCCCAAGACTACGCTGGCCCGGAAGCCTGTAAAAACTGTCACAAGAAGCAGTACGAGTCGTGGTCAAAGCATCCGCACCGTTGGATGAACTCACTTGTTGAGAATACGACTGTCCGCGGCAATTTCAATGATCATCGGATGTCGTACCTCGGTGGTGATGTGACGTTCTACAAAGCGGCCGATACTTATCGCATGCGTCTGGAACGAGACGACGTCCGTCGGGAATTCGTGGTTCAACAAACGATCGGATCTCGCTACTTCCAGTATTACGTCGGCAAGCAGCTTGAGGGACCTGAGCCGTCCGATCATCCGCTCTATTTCGAAGACCATGTTCTGCCATTGGGGTATTGGTTGGATCGTGAAGAGTGGGTGCCGACCGTACATATCGGCGAAGAGTTCCGCGAGGGAGAAAGGCCTGATCCGTTTGTGCAACGACCTGCATATTCAGGCAATCTCACGGAGTATGCCGATAAGACGATCGACTTGTATCGCAGTCAATGTAACTTTTGTCACACCACATTCGCCATTGGTGATATGTTTGTGCGTTTCCAGCGAACTTTCGGTCGGCACATCCCGGTGCAGCTTGACGTCTCGTTATCGGAATATGTGCAGAGCTCGCGGCCGGAAATGTGGCCCGAAGGACGCAAGCCGTATGACATGGCCGACGAGGAATTCGCGAAGATCCTTCAAGAATTCCACGGACTCGATGCGAGAAAGCACGCGGTTACTTTGGGGATCAGTTGTGAAGCATGTCATCTGGGGGCGAAAGACCATGCGGAAGGACGGTTGAAGAGACCCAGGTTCTTTCCGACAGGTTCTGAAGTGGTCACGCGTACGACGACATTGACCTGCGATCTCGGACGAACTCATGACAACGTAAACTGGGCCTGCGGACGCTGTCACGCTGGCGAAAGGCCGCAGTATGCCAATGGAACCTCGACCTGGAATTCGACGGAATACTCCGACGCCATGCGAGGTAGTTGCTATTCTCAATTGACCTGTATCAAGTGTCACGATCCACACGAGTCCATTGGTCAAGAATGGTCTCAGACCCCAGCCAAAGACGACGCAAGTTGTCTGAGCTGCCATCAGAAGTTTGAAGCGGAGACAGCCCGCATCGCACATACACATCATCCGCTGGATCATGAGGGTTCACGGTGTATGAACTGTCACATGCCGCGGATCAATGAGGGCCTTCAGGAAGTCGTGCGTACGCATACTATCTTCTCGCCGACGAATCGCGTCATGATTGAGACGAATCAGTTGAACGCGTGTAACCTTTGTCACCCAGAGCAACCAATCGACTGGACGTTGACGCATTTGAAGAGATGGTATGGCACGACGTTTCAGCAACGAGCGATCGACACGAGTTATCCGAATCGGAATCTGCCGGTGGCAATTGGTTGGCTGAAGAGTGATCGTGAAGCGGTTCGATTGGTTGCCGCGGATGCGATCACCAGGACCGATGCCCGCTGGGCGCTACCCGACCTGATTGGTGCACTGGATGATCCGTTCATACTCAATCGCCAGTTCGCTCGAATCGGACTGGAGAAAATGCTGAAGGTGAAGCTGAGCGATTTTGGTTACCAGTTTTATCAGTCGCGAGACGAGCGGGTTGTTCCATTGCGAAAAATGAAGGAACAACTCATCCCTGCTACAGTCGACGTCGATGCGGAACGCCGCTAG
- a CDS encoding DUF1501 domain-containing protein gives MLSRRSFLKTSSLITLSPWVPSIFNRTALAAGPTKDAPVLVVIQMDGGNDGINTVVPYQDDAYARVRSKLRLKTDDLHKLSDQVALHHEMKAAAELFRDGRLSIVQGVGYPNPDRSHFTSMRIWESGYRDELRLSEDGWLGRALDMSVNTTSEIPAADAVHVGEQETPLALWGKRSTAISMKDSADLVLDLDALNTHPLVTTSNDATLRDFAARQVASTLHNADAFVRRSQSDNTKTAKYPDSKLASQLKLVSQLIQGNSPARVFYAIQSGYDTHSSQLNTHGRLLREFSTSLQAFLEDLRAAKLDDRVVVLAFSEFGRRVTENDSEGTDHGTAGPVFVAGMPVKGGLVGLTPSLTDLEDGDLRVQTDFRQVYASILEQWFKIPSHKILGGPFEGLELFQGA, from the coding sequence ATGCTTTCACGACGTAGCTTCCTCAAGACCAGCTCGCTGATCACGCTCTCGCCCTGGGTTCCCAGTATTTTCAATCGCACCGCACTCGCAGCGGGGCCAACCAAGGATGCCCCGGTGCTGGTCGTGATTCAAATGGACGGCGGCAACGATGGCATCAATACCGTCGTCCCGTACCAGGATGACGCCTATGCCCGCGTTCGATCGAAACTGCGGCTGAAGACAGATGATTTGCACAAACTCAGCGATCAGGTCGCACTTCATCATGAGATGAAAGCGGCAGCAGAACTGTTTAGAGACGGACGACTCTCGATCGTGCAAGGTGTTGGCTATCCCAACCCGGATCGATCTCATTTCACGAGCATGCGAATTTGGGAAAGTGGCTATCGCGATGAACTGCGACTGAGCGAAGATGGGTGGCTCGGTCGAGCTCTGGACATGTCGGTGAACACAACGTCTGAGATCCCCGCGGCTGATGCGGTTCATGTCGGCGAACAGGAAACACCGCTGGCCCTATGGGGCAAGCGGTCCACCGCAATTTCGATGAAAGACTCGGCGGATCTTGTGCTGGACCTGGACGCGTTGAACACGCACCCGCTGGTGACGACATCCAATGACGCAACCTTGCGAGACTTTGCCGCCCGCCAGGTTGCGTCCACCCTCCACAATGCGGACGCGTTTGTCAGGCGAAGCCAATCCGACAACACAAAAACCGCGAAATATCCGGACAGCAAGCTGGCCTCACAGCTGAAATTGGTCTCGCAGCTCATTCAAGGAAATTCACCCGCCCGAGTGTTCTATGCCATTCAATCCGGTTACGACACGCATTCCTCACAGCTCAATACGCATGGACGTCTGCTTCGCGAGTTCTCAACAAGCCTGCAAGCGTTTCTGGAGGATTTGCGTGCGGCGAAGCTCGACGATCGAGTCGTCGTTCTGGCGTTCAGCGAGTTCGGTCGACGTGTCACCGAAAATGACTCTGAGGGGACAGATCATGGCACCGCCGGCCCGGTCTTCGTCGCCGGGATGCCCGTCAAAGGTGGCCTCGTCGGCCTCACGCCATCGCTGACCGACTTGGAGGATGGTGATCTGAGAGTGCAAACAGACTTCCGCCAAGTCTATGCAAGCATCCTCGAACAATGGTTCAAGATTCCGTCACACAAGATCCTGGGAGGACCGTTTGAGGGCTTGGAACTCTTTCAAGGAGCGTGA
- a CDS encoding DUF1800 domain-containing protein, which translates to MPSPELPWNLERVVHLHRRTGFSASWPELQRDLQAGPKAAIDRILNDVRSTNTPERTTVTETLLNAATRSDSPARLKAWWLYQMLTSPDPLTERLTLMWHNHFATSNRKVNDLTLMSEQNELFRQRGRGRFGDLLCAVVKHPALLVWLDADSNNKGRPNENLARELMELFTLGVGNYTEDDVKDVARALTGWGVTRDHFVNRSSRHDEGVKRVLNVSGSFGGDDVLQILLQQPATAQRLAWRIGQIFLGEPAPAAAIQQLADGLRFRQLDIDWAVDKVVRSETFFSASQLHSRVLGPVEFVVGAMRSLELDKSGVNTLMLADWTTRIGQDLFYPPNVGGWKEGRSWLASSMIVARSNFAAALIAGALWNPAREIRLTELCRQHGQSADLENGTAWLAQLFWGHAEPSIIVEVARTAHEAKSTTPLSLATALLLSHAVHYQA; encoded by the coding sequence GTGCCTTCGCCCGAATTGCCGTGGAACTTGGAGCGTGTGGTGCATCTTCACCGTCGTACCGGATTCTCGGCGAGTTGGCCGGAATTGCAGCGCGACCTGCAAGCAGGCCCCAAAGCCGCAATCGATCGGATTCTGAACGACGTCCGCTCAACGAACACACCGGAGCGCACGACCGTTACCGAGACCTTGTTGAATGCGGCAACGCGCTCGGATTCACCCGCCCGCTTGAAAGCGTGGTGGCTCTATCAAATGTTGACCTCACCCGATCCGCTCACCGAGCGACTGACGCTGATGTGGCACAACCATTTCGCCACCAGTAATCGCAAAGTGAACGACCTGACACTGATGAGCGAACAGAACGAACTGTTTCGCCAGCGCGGGCGCGGACGGTTCGGGGATTTACTCTGTGCCGTTGTCAAACATCCCGCCCTTCTCGTCTGGCTCGACGCCGATTCGAACAACAAAGGAAGACCAAACGAAAATCTAGCCCGTGAGTTGATGGAGCTCTTCACGTTGGGCGTCGGAAATTACACGGAAGACGACGTCAAAGACGTCGCCCGTGCGCTGACCGGCTGGGGAGTGACTCGCGATCACTTTGTGAATCGCAGCTCGCGCCATGACGAGGGTGTCAAACGGGTGCTGAATGTCAGCGGCTCATTCGGGGGCGATGACGTCCTGCAGATTCTGCTTCAACAACCTGCAACGGCCCAGAGGCTGGCATGGCGAATCGGCCAGATCTTTCTAGGCGAGCCTGCCCCCGCAGCGGCGATCCAGCAACTCGCCGACGGTCTGCGTTTCCGTCAGCTTGATATTGATTGGGCTGTGGACAAAGTGGTCCGTTCAGAGACATTCTTTTCGGCGTCCCAATTGCACAGTAGGGTCCTTGGACCTGTTGAATTTGTGGTGGGCGCCATGCGGTCACTGGAACTCGACAAATCTGGCGTCAACACGCTGATGCTGGCCGACTGGACCACACGCATCGGACAAGACCTGTTCTATCCCCCCAACGTCGGTGGCTGGAAAGAGGGCCGCAGTTGGTTGGCGTCCAGCATGATCGTCGCTCGATCCAATTTTGCCGCCGCCCTGATTGCCGGGGCGCTTTGGAATCCCGCTCGCGAGATTCGCTTGACCGAACTGTGCCGACAACATGGGCAGAGCGCTGATTTGGAAAACGGCACGGCGTGGCTCGCCCAGTTGTTTTGGGGCCATGCCGAACCTTCGATCATCGTCGAAGTCGCGAGGACGGCCCACGAAGCGAAGTCGACCACCCCCCTGTCCCTGGCCACTGCGCTGCTGCTCTCGCATGCGGTTCACTACCAGGCATGA